The DNA region GTTTGGCAAAACTTTCTCAAACGCCACCCTTGGGGACCGAGAAGAGTTCTATATAATATTTCTCTTTCATAGATAGGTGCAAGTGCGGGTATATGTTCTGGAGTTTTCAAAAGCCGAAGCATTCTGACCCAAACTTCTAAAAGTTCAGGCGAAGCTTCGCAAGCTACGAACTCGTTATCTATATTTTCTTCTGAAGGGTCTTTAGGAAGGTCATTTAATAAATCCAGAATAGAGTCCTGATCCAATTCGAGACCCAAGGATATATAAGGCCCATTTTTGCCTTGTTGCACTTTTCCAGTGGCAGGGATATCTGCGGAAATTACAAAATAAGAGGCTGCCTTTAATTGAATCGTTTGTTCTCCTATGGAGATTGTTTTACCTCCTTGAACAACTAATCCGATCATTGGCTCATATATCGCCGCTAACTGGTATTCGGATACTTCTCCCTTTATGAGTAATACTTTAGGAA from Leptospira selangorensis includes:
- a CDS encoding AraC family transcriptional regulator — encoded protein: MKEILKEIAELTIQATTKPTRTELPKVLLIKGEVSEYQLAAIYEPMIGLVVQGGKTISIGEQTIQLKAASYFVISADIPATGKVQQGKNGPYISLGLELDQDSILDLLNDLPKDPSEENIDNEFVACEASPELLEVWVRMLRLLKTPEHIPALAPIYEREILYRTLLGPQGWRLRKFCQTQGKGPSIYPAIRWIRENYMASMEIKRLASKSRLGVTTFHRQFKQITGLSPIQFQKQLRLLEARKLLVHSAYSASRAAYEVGYESVTQFNREYFRFFGDSPIRDASNVREKIALTNL